The following coding sequences are from one Verrucosispora sp. WMMD573 window:
- a CDS encoding inorganic diphosphatase, protein MDFDVTVEIPKGHRNKYEVDHVTGRIRLDRTLFTSTQYPADYGFIEGTLGEDGDPLDALVLVPEPTFPGCLIRCRTIGMFRMTDEKGGDDKVLCVPYEDPRQEHLRDIHHLGEFDRLEIQHFFEVYKDLEPGKSVEGATWVGRTEAEAEIQASYRRAREAEERGESTH, encoded by the coding sequence ATGGATTTCGACGTGACGGTTGAGATCCCCAAGGGTCACCGCAACAAGTACGAGGTGGACCACGTGACCGGGCGGATCCGGCTGGACCGCACCCTCTTCACCTCCACGCAGTACCCGGCCGACTACGGCTTCATCGAGGGCACCCTGGGCGAGGACGGTGACCCGCTGGACGCCCTGGTGCTGGTGCCCGAGCCGACCTTCCCCGGCTGCCTGATTCGGTGCCGCACGATCGGCATGTTCCGGATGACGGACGAGAAGGGTGGCGACGACAAGGTTCTCTGCGTCCCCTACGAGGACCCGCGGCAGGAACACCTGCGCGACATCCACCACCTCGGCGAGTTCGACCGGCTGGAGATCCAGCACTTCTTCGAGGTGTACAAGGATCTTGAGCCGGGCAAGTCGGTCGAGGGCGCGACCTGGGTGGGGCGCACCGAGGCCGAGGCCGAGATCCAGGCTTCGTACCGGCGCGCCAGGGAGGCCGAGGAGCGCGGCGAGTCCACCCACTGA
- the eccCa gene encoding type VII secretion protein EccCa, translating into MSTVVIRRPARRPAPEIPVGDLPVQAPPEIPASADTRWHQLLMLLPMLGGTVAMAMMFGRGGGAYAYVVGGMFGLSSLAMLATSWGSASGSPRKSEMMAARRDYLRHLATLRRQVRQTAERQRAGLCYRHPDPSLLWSTVHSHRVWERRPTDPDFAVIRVAVGPQTLATPLVPPVTRPLEELEPMTAGALRRFLDAYSVVPDLPVALSLRSFARVFVRAAPAGPTGSPAAQALVRAMLAQLAVFHAPDELLVAICAGPERRGRWEWVKWLPHAQHPTRTDALGPVRLVATSAVELERLLDRVLASRSRFSPAGPATDGPHLVVVFDGGDRTGATELVGDGGIDAVTLIDLDTPPPRLLDRFSLLLELRDGRLHSRSSDGPAEVGTADALEVAEVEAMARRLAPLRLAATPGADTAPGAEPGLPELLGIGEPASFTVEQGWVPRSPRDRLRVPVGIGVDGGAVELDLKESAQGGMGPHGLLIGATGSGKSELLRTLVLGLAATHSAEQLNFVLVDFKGGATFAPFDRLPHTAAVITNLADALPLVDRMVDAINGELVRRQELLRRAGNFASLRDYERARAAGNPLPPLPSLLLICDEFSELLSAKPDFIDLFVQIGRLGRSLGVHLLLASQRLEEGRLRGLDTHLSYRIGLRTFSSLESRTVLGVPDAHELPPSPGHGFLRFGTEPLLRFKTAYVSGPVRRRALATDAAGPERPRLLAFSTHTIPMPQPPVPPAVQDEADATETLLRLLVDRLAGQGAPAHQVWLPPLDTAPALDELVGPLTVDAARGLTFGNPELHGALQVPVAVVDRPFEQRRDLLWLALDGAAGHVAVVGGTQSGKSTALRTLVCALALTHTPAEARVYCLDFGGGGLASLRDLPHVGGVTGRADPTGVRRTVGEMSTLLADRERRFAELGLESMAAWRQRRGTGTGTDPGDTDAYGDVFLVVDGWTTLRTEYEDLEPLITDLATRGLSYGVHVVASAVRWLDFRPAIRDLFGSRLELRLGDPSDSLVARRAAAHVPEQTPGRGITSESLHFLTALPQPTGADTAGLVKQINDAWPGPVAPRVRLLPAVLPYADLDLDATTGLRIPVGVAEADLRPVVLDFATEPHLVVYGDAESGKSSFLRALATSIVTRFTPEQARVILVDYRRSLLGVIATEHLIGYGTTAAHTADLVESAAGYLTGRAPGPQVSPTQLRERSWWSGPELFVLVDDYDLVSSGPANPLRALEEHLPHARDVGLHLVLARRSGGAARAQYEPLVQRLRELSTSGLVMSGSPEEGALVGPVRPGPLPPGRGRLFTRREGVRLVQLAHLPPR; encoded by the coding sequence GTGTCCACTGTCGTCATCCGGCGGCCGGCCCGACGCCCGGCGCCCGAGATACCGGTCGGTGACCTGCCGGTGCAGGCACCCCCGGAGATTCCGGCCAGCGCCGACACCCGCTGGCACCAGCTGCTGATGCTGCTGCCGATGCTCGGCGGTACGGTCGCGATGGCGATGATGTTCGGCCGGGGCGGCGGGGCGTACGCGTACGTGGTCGGCGGCATGTTCGGCCTCTCCTCTCTGGCGATGCTGGCGACCTCGTGGGGCAGCGCCTCCGGCAGTCCGAGGAAGTCCGAGATGATGGCCGCCCGCCGGGATTACCTGCGGCACCTGGCCACCCTGCGACGGCAGGTTCGGCAGACCGCGGAGCGGCAACGCGCCGGACTCTGCTACCGGCACCCCGATCCGTCGCTGCTCTGGTCGACGGTGCACAGCCACCGGGTCTGGGAACGACGGCCCACGGACCCGGATTTCGCGGTGATTCGGGTTGCCGTCGGGCCGCAGACCCTGGCCACGCCGTTGGTGCCGCCGGTCACCCGCCCGCTGGAGGAACTGGAGCCGATGACGGCGGGCGCGCTGCGCCGCTTCCTGGACGCGTACTCGGTGGTGCCCGACCTGCCGGTGGCTCTCTCGCTGCGCAGCTTCGCCCGGGTCTTCGTCCGGGCCGCTCCGGCCGGACCCACCGGGTCGCCGGCCGCGCAGGCGCTGGTCCGGGCCATGCTCGCCCAGCTCGCGGTCTTCCACGCCCCGGACGAGTTGCTGGTCGCCATCTGTGCCGGGCCGGAACGCCGCGGCCGTTGGGAGTGGGTCAAATGGTTGCCGCACGCCCAGCACCCCACCCGCACCGACGCTCTCGGCCCGGTACGGCTGGTGGCCACTTCCGCCGTGGAGCTGGAACGGCTACTCGACCGGGTGTTGGCCAGCCGGTCGAGGTTCAGCCCGGCCGGACCGGCCACGGACGGGCCGCACCTGGTGGTCGTGTTCGACGGCGGCGACCGCACCGGCGCCACCGAGCTGGTCGGCGACGGCGGGATCGACGCGGTGACCCTGATCGACCTGGACACCCCGCCGCCACGCCTGCTCGACCGGTTCTCGCTGCTGCTGGAGCTGCGAGACGGCCGGCTGCACTCCCGCTCCTCGGACGGGCCGGCCGAGGTGGGCACGGCCGACGCGCTGGAGGTCGCCGAGGTCGAGGCGATGGCCCGGAGGCTGGCACCACTGCGGCTGGCCGCCACCCCGGGTGCCGACACCGCCCCTGGGGCCGAGCCGGGTCTACCGGAGCTGCTCGGCATCGGCGAGCCGGCGAGCTTCACCGTCGAACAGGGGTGGGTTCCGAGGTCGCCGCGGGACCGGCTGCGGGTGCCGGTGGGGATCGGCGTGGACGGCGGCGCGGTCGAGTTGGACCTGAAGGAGTCGGCGCAGGGCGGCATGGGGCCGCACGGGCTGCTGATCGGCGCCACCGGCTCCGGCAAGTCCGAGTTGCTGCGTACGCTGGTGCTCGGGCTGGCCGCCACCCATTCCGCCGAGCAGCTCAACTTCGTGCTCGTCGACTTCAAGGGTGGGGCCACCTTCGCGCCCTTCGACCGGCTGCCGCACACCGCCGCTGTGATCACCAATCTGGCCGACGCGCTACCGCTTGTCGATCGGATGGTCGATGCGATCAACGGGGAGCTGGTCCGCCGGCAGGAGCTGCTGCGTCGCGCCGGCAACTTCGCCAGCCTGCGCGACTACGAGCGTGCCCGGGCCGCCGGCAATCCGCTGCCCCCGCTGCCGTCGCTGCTGCTGATCTGTGACGAGTTCTCCGAACTGCTGTCGGCCAAGCCCGACTTCATCGACCTGTTCGTCCAGATCGGCCGGCTGGGCCGCTCTCTCGGGGTGCACCTGCTGCTGGCGAGCCAGCGGCTGGAGGAGGGACGACTGCGCGGGCTGGACACCCACCTGTCGTACCGGATCGGTCTGCGGACCTTCTCCTCGCTGGAGTCCCGCACCGTCCTCGGGGTGCCTGACGCGCATGAGCTGCCCCCGTCGCCGGGGCACGGTTTCCTGCGCTTCGGCACCGAGCCGCTGCTGCGCTTCAAGACCGCGTACGTCTCCGGCCCGGTGCGTCGGCGTGCCCTGGCGACCGACGCTGCCGGGCCCGAACGTCCCCGGCTGCTCGCCTTCTCCACCCACACCATCCCGATGCCGCAGCCGCCCGTCCCGCCGGCCGTGCAGGACGAGGCGGACGCCACGGAGACCCTGCTGCGTCTGCTCGTCGACCGGCTGGCCGGGCAGGGTGCGCCGGCCCACCAGGTATGGCTGCCGCCGCTGGATACCGCTCCGGCCCTGGACGAGTTGGTCGGCCCGCTCACGGTCGACGCGGCCCGGGGGCTGACCTTCGGCAATCCCGAGCTGCACGGTGCCCTCCAGGTGCCGGTGGCCGTCGTCGACCGGCCCTTCGAGCAGCGCCGCGACCTGTTGTGGTTGGCGTTGGACGGCGCCGCCGGCCATGTCGCGGTGGTCGGCGGTACGCAGAGCGGCAAGTCCACCGCGCTACGTACGCTGGTCTGCGCGCTGGCCCTCACCCACACGCCGGCCGAGGCTCGGGTCTACTGCCTCGATTTCGGTGGCGGCGGGTTGGCCTCGCTCCGTGACCTGCCGCATGTCGGTGGGGTCACCGGCCGGGCCGACCCCACCGGGGTGCGCCGCACCGTCGGCGAGATGTCCACCCTGCTCGCCGATCGGGAACGCCGCTTCGCCGAACTGGGTCTGGAGTCGATGGCCGCCTGGCGACAGCGGCGCGGCACCGGCACCGGCACCGACCCGGGCGATACCGACGCGTACGGCGATGTGTTCCTCGTCGTGGACGGCTGGACGACCCTGCGGACCGAGTACGAGGATCTGGAACCGCTGATCACCGACCTGGCGACCCGGGGGCTCTCCTACGGCGTGCACGTGGTCGCCAGCGCGGTGCGTTGGCTGGATTTCCGGCCGGCCATCCGGGACCTTTTCGGCTCCCGACTGGAACTGCGCCTCGGTGATCCGTCCGACTCGCTGGTCGCCCGCCGGGCGGCGGCGCACGTGCCGGAGCAGACCCCCGGGCGTGGCATCACCTCGGAGAGCCTGCACTTCCTCACCGCGCTGCCGCAGCCGACCGGTGCGGACACCGCCGGGCTGGTGAAGCAGATCAACGACGCGTGGCCCGGCCCGGTCGCACCCCGGGTGCGGCTGCTCCCGGCCGTGCTGCCGTACGCCGACCTCGACCTCGACGCCACGACGGGGCTGCGGATCCCGGTCGGTGTCGCCGAGGCCGACCTACGTCCGGTGGTCCTCGACTTCGCCACGGAGCCACATCTCGTGGTCTACGGGGACGCGGAGAGCGGCAAGTCGTCGTTCCTGCGCGCCCTGGCCACCTCGATCGTCACCCGGTTCACGCCGGAACAGGCACGGGTGATCCTGGTGGACTATCGGCGCAGCCTGCTCGGCGTCATCGCCACGGAGCACCTGATCGGCTACGGCACCACGGCGGCACACACCGCCGACCTGGTCGAATCGGCCGCCGGTTACCTGACAGGCCGCGCACCGGGGCCGCAGGTCAGCCCGACGCAGTTGCGGGAACGGTCGTGGTGGTCCGGCCCGGAACTGTTCGTGCTGGTCGACGACTACGACCTGGTGTCCAGCGGGCCCGCGAACCCGCTGCGGGCGTTGGAGGAGCACCTGCCACACGCCCGCGACGTCGGGCTGCACCTGGTGTTGGCGCGCCGTTCCGGCGGTGCCGCCCGCGCCCAGTACGAGCCGTTGGTGCAGCGGTTACGGGAACTGTCCACCTCGGGCCTGGTGATGTCGGGCAGCCCGGAGGAGGGTGCGCTGGTCGGTCCGGTTCGTCCCGGTCCGCTGCCGCCCGGGCGCGGTCGGCTCTTCACCCGACGCGAGGGCGTACGCCTGGTCCAACTGGCTCACCTGCCGCCACGGTGA
- a CDS encoding MarP family serine protease gives MSAVDLVLLLLMLVFAISGYRQGFVIGVLSFSGFFLGALIGLQVGPMFAQQFVDSGTRVLISLVAIFGLAVVGQALAGWLGSHLRRTIGSDVGRRADDIGGAFVSLFAVLLVAWLVAVPLGSSSLPWLASSVKSSALLNVVDRVLPDQAQQLSTALRDTVDTNGFPDVFDGLRRTQARQVEPPDPALAGSEVVSNGQRSVVKVLGSAPSCSRRIEGSGFVYADDRVMTNAHVVAGTRSVAVELGGDRYEGEVVVYDPDRDLAVLYVPGLPGPSMRFAAGSASTGADAIVLGFPLDGPYNAQSARIRDVDRITGPDIYSSGNVNREIYTIRALVRSGNSGGPLVSSNGLVLGVIFAAAADDPNTGFAVTAAEARPVALAGAERTRGTDTGDCT, from the coding sequence GTGTCGGCCGTGGATCTCGTCCTGCTGTTGCTCATGCTCGTGTTCGCGATCAGCGGATACCGACAGGGGTTCGTCATCGGCGTGCTCTCGTTCTCCGGCTTCTTCCTGGGCGCCCTGATCGGCCTACAGGTCGGCCCGATGTTCGCCCAGCAGTTCGTGGACAGCGGCACCCGGGTACTGATCTCACTGGTCGCCATCTTCGGCCTCGCCGTGGTGGGTCAGGCGCTGGCCGGCTGGCTCGGATCGCACCTGCGCCGGACCATCGGAAGTGATGTGGGACGACGGGCCGACGACATCGGAGGCGCATTCGTCTCGCTCTTCGCGGTGCTGCTGGTCGCCTGGCTGGTCGCCGTGCCGCTCGGCTCCTCCTCGCTGCCCTGGCTCGCCTCCTCCGTGAAGAGCAGCGCGCTGCTCAACGTGGTGGACCGGGTGCTGCCCGACCAGGCTCAGCAGCTCTCCACCGCACTGCGCGACACCGTCGACACCAACGGCTTCCCCGACGTCTTCGACGGGCTGCGACGTACCCAGGCCCGGCAGGTCGAGCCGCCCGACCCGGCGCTCGCCGGCTCCGAGGTGGTGAGCAACGGCCAGCGCTCGGTGGTGAAGGTGCTCGGGTCGGCACCGAGCTGCTCGCGCCGGATAGAGGGGTCGGGCTTCGTGTACGCCGACGACCGGGTGATGACCAATGCGCACGTCGTCGCCGGCACCCGTTCGGTCGCGGTGGAACTGGGCGGGGACCGGTACGAGGGCGAGGTGGTCGTCTACGACCCCGACCGGGACCTGGCCGTGCTCTACGTGCCCGGGCTGCCCGGCCCGTCGATGCGGTTCGCCGCCGGCAGCGCCTCCACCGGCGCGGACGCCATCGTGCTCGGTTTCCCACTCGACGGGCCGTACAACGCCCAGTCGGCGCGGATCCGCGACGTCGACCGGATCACCGGGCCGGACATCTACTCGTCGGGAAACGTCAACCGGGAGATCTACACGATCCGGGCACTGGTCCGCAGCGGCAACTCGGGTGGTCCACTGGTCTCCTCGAACGGCCTGGTGCTCGGGGTGATCTTCGCGGCGGCGGCCGACGACCCGAACACCGGGTTCGCGGTCACCGCCGCCGAGGCCCGACCGGTGGCGCTGGCCGGTGCCGAACGCACCCGGGGCACCGACACCGGCGACTGCACCTGA
- the eccD gene encoding type VII secretion integral membrane protein EccD — MTVGLARLTVSTPRRRVDVALPDQVPLAELLPEVLRHAGDGLADEGEQHGGWLLRRADGSVLTGGQTLLAEGVRDGEVLHLVPARTEWPEFEYDDVVEAIADAARRRGGAWSPGATRAVALVGAGVPLVVGLLALAAGGPGDPAGWPAATVVAVLLVLAGTVLSRAQGDGPAGAVLGGHALPYAALAGALAVSSGDPVGPIGTLRWVGAPELLAGSVALLLASVLGLFGVATRLRIFVAGTVVGAGAGSAALGGLLLGPAGAAAVLLGTLTFAVGAVPLLAIRLGKVPLPPVTLPTDVSDDSDQARDLPDRGRVHAAVARTEEMLTGMLIGQAVLAVGAAVILVSTGGTAGRLLVGVTATVLLLRARLFRTVRHRIAPVLAGLAGYAVLGGALAGAADPTIRLILVTGGLLGALLVVAGGTTYARRPVSPYLGRVADLADTLLVVSVVPVVCAVLGLYEQARGLLG, encoded by the coding sequence ATGACCGTCGGGCTTGCCCGGCTCACCGTCAGCACGCCCCGACGGCGGGTCGACGTGGCGCTGCCGGACCAGGTGCCCCTCGCCGAGTTGCTGCCCGAGGTGCTGCGCCACGCCGGCGACGGGCTCGCCGACGAGGGGGAGCAGCACGGCGGTTGGCTGCTCCGGCGGGCCGACGGCAGCGTGCTGACCGGCGGGCAGACGCTGCTCGCTGAGGGGGTCCGCGACGGCGAGGTGCTGCACCTGGTGCCGGCTCGCACCGAGTGGCCGGAGTTCGAGTACGACGACGTGGTGGAGGCCATCGCCGACGCCGCCCGCCGCCGAGGCGGGGCCTGGTCACCCGGCGCCACCCGGGCGGTGGCACTTGTCGGTGCCGGTGTGCCGCTCGTCGTCGGCCTGCTCGCCCTGGCCGCCGGTGGGCCCGGCGACCCCGCCGGTTGGCCGGCCGCGACCGTGGTGGCGGTACTGCTGGTGCTGGCCGGCACCGTGCTGTCCCGTGCGCAGGGCGACGGGCCGGCCGGCGCCGTGCTGGGCGGACACGCGCTGCCCTACGCGGCGTTGGCCGGCGCCCTCGCCGTCAGTTCGGGCGACCCGGTCGGGCCGATCGGCACGCTGCGCTGGGTGGGCGCACCGGAGTTGTTGGCGGGGTCGGTGGCGCTGCTGCTCGCTTCGGTGCTGGGGCTGTTCGGCGTGGCCACCCGACTACGGATCTTCGTGGCCGGCACGGTGGTGGGGGCGGGCGCCGGATCAGCCGCCCTCGGCGGTCTGCTGCTCGGCCCGGCCGGCGCGGCCGCCGTCCTGCTCGGCACGCTCACCTTCGCCGTCGGGGCAGTTCCGCTGCTGGCCATCCGGTTGGGCAAGGTGCCGCTGCCGCCGGTAACCCTGCCCACCGACGTGTCGGATGACTCGGACCAGGCTCGTGATCTGCCGGACCGTGGCCGGGTGCACGCAGCCGTGGCCCGTACCGAGGAAATGCTCACCGGCATGCTGATCGGTCAGGCCGTGCTGGCCGTCGGCGCGGCCGTGATCCTCGTGAGCACCGGTGGCACCGCCGGTCGACTGCTGGTCGGGGTGACCGCGACGGTGCTGCTGCTACGGGCCCGGCTCTTCAGGACGGTCCGGCACCGAATCGCCCCGGTGCTCGCCGGCCTGGCCGGGTACGCGGTCCTCGGCGGGGCGCTGGCCGGGGCCGCCGACCCGACAATCCGGCTGATCCTGGTCACCGGCGGTCTGCTTGGCGCGCTGCTGGTGGTGGCGGGCGGCACGACATACGCCCGCCGGCCGGTCTCCCCGTACCTCGGGCGGGTCGCCGACCTGGCCGACACCCTGCTGGTGGTCTCGGTGGTGCCGGTCGTCTGCGCGGTGCTCGGCCTCTACGAGCAGGCCCGGGGACTGCTCGGCTGA
- a CDS encoding phosphatase PAP2 family protein, with product MRPAHTVSGVLLAAPFALLAALVLGDWPPLRRLDLVITTHLHGYALDHPVWVRAMSFWTDAFAPMPLRAVALVLVIWLARDGARRLVGWVACTMVLGGLLGPLLKLLVGRQRPDLPDPVAQAPGLAFPSGHALNAMLAAGVLVVVFLPRTRRRSVARAAVWLGALTIALVTGFSRVALGVHWSSDVLAGWLLGAAVVVATAAAFTVWSGRRSG from the coding sequence GTGCGGCCGGCCCACACCGTCTCCGGCGTGCTGCTGGCGGCGCCGTTCGCGCTGCTCGCCGCGCTGGTGCTGGGTGACTGGCCGCCGCTGCGTCGACTCGACCTGGTGATCACCACCCACCTGCACGGGTACGCCCTGGACCACCCGGTGTGGGTCCGGGCGATGAGCTTCTGGACCGACGCGTTCGCGCCGATGCCCCTGCGGGCCGTGGCGCTGGTTCTGGTGATCTGGCTGGCCCGCGACGGTGCGCGGCGGCTCGTCGGCTGGGTCGCCTGCACCATGGTGCTCGGTGGTCTGCTCGGGCCGCTGCTCAAACTGCTCGTCGGCCGGCAGCGACCGGATCTGCCCGACCCGGTGGCGCAGGCGCCTGGTCTGGCCTTCCCGTCGGGCCATGCGCTGAACGCGATGCTCGCCGCCGGGGTGCTGGTGGTGGTGTTCCTGCCCCGGACCAGGCGCCGTTCCGTGGCCCGCGCGGCGGTCTGGCTCGGTGCGCTGACGATCGCCCTGGTGACCGGGTTCAGCCGGGTGGCGCTCGGCGTGCACTGGAGCAGCGACGTGCTGGCCGGGTGGCTGCTCGGCGCGGCGGTGGTCGTCGCCACCGCCGCCGCGTTCACCGTCTGGTCGGGCCGCCGGTCGGGCTGA
- the dacB gene encoding D-alanyl-D-alanine carboxypeptidase/D-alanyl-D-alanine-endopeptidase, giving the protein MLAAVLVLVLVAVGLVVVRPGPVGRWLGDTPPTPTATGMVEPAPIPVLAAADIGAPPPSTDGLRTTLEPLIDDTALGNRVNVAVADALTGEMLFERGGGEGTVPASVTKLVTAVTVLTARGPGHRIPTRAVAGAQPGEVVLVGGGDPTLAADTKGFYPGAASLTDLADQVRQALGGVAPSRVVVDSSRYSGPVHEPGWDDDIPTGGYGGAITALMLDGARENPKAGPGWAERVAEPDLVAGRAFAKLLGVPANTVRKGTAPPPPTGATATEPVGGGGPGAELGAVHSPPLIRLVDIMISDSDNIVAEALARQVALARDRPASFTGAATAMAEVVAELALPVAGLDLADGSGLSRKNLISPALLTELLALAASPDRPELAGIFGGLPVAGWSGTLRDRYGATPGTAAGAGVVRAKTGTLTRVHAIAGVVTTTEGRLLTFAVLTDDVRPDGMEPARAALDRIAAALAGCGCR; this is encoded by the coding sequence GTGCTCGCCGCCGTGCTGGTGCTCGTGCTGGTCGCGGTGGGTCTGGTCGTGGTCCGGCCCGGGCCGGTGGGCCGCTGGCTGGGAGACACGCCGCCGACACCGACGGCAACCGGGATGGTGGAGCCCGCGCCGATCCCGGTGCTGGCTGCTGCCGACATCGGCGCGCCGCCGCCCAGCACGGACGGGCTCCGGACCACCCTCGAACCGCTGATCGACGACACCGCGCTGGGCAACCGGGTCAACGTGGCGGTGGCCGACGCGCTCACTGGGGAGATGCTCTTCGAGCGCGGTGGCGGGGAGGGGACCGTGCCGGCCTCGGTGACCAAACTGGTGACCGCCGTGACGGTGTTGACCGCCCGAGGCCCCGGCCATCGCATCCCGACCCGGGCGGTGGCTGGCGCCCAACCCGGCGAGGTGGTTCTGGTCGGTGGCGGGGATCCGACGTTGGCAGCCGACACGAAGGGCTTCTACCCGGGCGCGGCCAGCCTCACCGACCTCGCCGATCAGGTCCGGCAGGCGCTGGGTGGGGTCGCACCCAGCAGGGTCGTCGTCGACTCCTCGCGTTACTCCGGCCCGGTGCACGAACCCGGCTGGGACGACGACATTCCGACCGGCGGGTACGGCGGGGCGATCACCGCGCTGATGTTGGACGGAGCACGCGAGAATCCGAAGGCCGGCCCCGGCTGGGCCGAACGCGTCGCCGAACCGGACCTGGTCGCCGGCCGTGCCTTCGCCAAACTGCTCGGGGTGCCGGCCAACACCGTACGCAAGGGCACCGCCCCACCGCCGCCGACCGGGGCGACCGCGACGGAACCGGTCGGCGGCGGTGGACCCGGTGCCGAACTCGGCGCGGTGCACTCGCCGCCGCTGATCCGGCTGGTCGACATCATGATCAGCGACAGCGACAACATCGTCGCCGAGGCGCTGGCCCGTCAGGTCGCCCTGGCCCGCGACCGGCCGGCCTCGTTCACCGGCGCCGCGACGGCGATGGCCGAGGTGGTCGCCGAGTTGGCCCTGCCGGTGGCTGGGCTCGACCTGGCCGACGGCAGCGGACTGTCCCGGAAGAACCTGATCAGCCCGGCCCTGCTGACCGAACTGCTGGCGCTCGCGGCCAGCCCGGACCGGCCCGAGCTGGCCGGTATCTTCGGCGGCCTGCCGGTCGCGGGCTGGTCCGGCACCCTGCGCGACCGGTACGGCGCGACACCCGGCACCGCCGCCGGTGCCGGTGTGGTCCGGGCCAAAACCGGCACGTTGACCCGGGTGCACGCCATCGCGGGCGTGGTGACCACCACCGAGGGCCGCCTGCTCACCTTCGCGGTGCTCACCGACGACGTGCGGCCGGACGGGATGGAGCCGGCCCGGGCCGCGCTGGACAGGATCGCCGCCGCGCTGGCCGGCTGCGGCTGTCGCTGA
- the mycP gene encoding type VII secretion-associated serine protease mycosin: MAEDVTRLRHSGPARAGRFANRVLLATAATALSAAVAVVPAAAVPVQAPALGPPAAHNPDAARRADQVRDEQWQLDKLNARTAWRTSTGRGVVVAVIDSGVDGSHPDLTGQVLPGLDLVAPNGATEADPVGHGTTVAGLIAGRNDDRRGVVGLAPDARILPVRVLDAENRYDDALIVAKGVRWAVDNGAKVINLSLGGNGDSAALAAAIDYAFARDVVVVACTGNLATSPEAKVWYPAREPGVIAVSGLERNSDNLWSGAITGRATVLTAPASGLVGARSPGGYWRVQGTSFAAPLVAATAALVRSRYPQMSAADVVNRLLTTARDIGPTGRDERFGYGLVDPVAALTAQVPSTDKNPLDDNDPPGVTGFGPAPGAATTSDPDAEQLGLTGSGQETQWRARAAGSQDDAGPERLWIGSALFVALLTGAALMVRRFRQAHR, encoded by the coding sequence ATGGCTGAGGATGTGACCAGGCTGCGGCACAGCGGCCCGGCGAGGGCCGGCCGGTTTGCCAACCGCGTGCTGCTCGCGACGGCCGCCACCGCGCTGTCGGCTGCCGTCGCGGTCGTGCCCGCCGCCGCCGTGCCGGTCCAGGCTCCCGCGCTCGGCCCGCCGGCTGCCCACAATCCCGACGCCGCGCGACGCGCCGACCAGGTCCGTGACGAGCAGTGGCAGCTCGACAAGTTGAACGCCCGGACGGCGTGGCGTACCTCGACCGGGCGCGGTGTGGTCGTGGCCGTGATCGATTCCGGGGTGGACGGTTCTCACCCGGACCTGACCGGTCAGGTGTTGCCGGGGCTCGACCTGGTCGCGCCGAACGGGGCGACCGAGGCGGATCCGGTCGGGCACGGCACCACGGTGGCTGGCCTGATCGCGGGGCGCAACGACGACCGGCGTGGCGTGGTGGGGCTCGCGCCGGACGCCCGGATCCTGCCCGTGCGGGTGCTGGACGCGGAGAACCGCTACGACGACGCGTTGATCGTGGCCAAGGGTGTGCGATGGGCGGTCGACAACGGCGCGAAAGTGATCAACCTGTCGCTCGGCGGTAACGGCGACAGTGCGGCGCTGGCAGCGGCGATCGACTACGCCTTCGCCCGGGACGTGGTGGTGGTCGCCTGCACCGGAAATCTCGCCACCTCGCCCGAGGCGAAGGTGTGGTATCCGGCCCGCGAACCTGGCGTCATCGCGGTCTCCGGCCTGGAGCGCAACAGCGACAACCTGTGGAGCGGGGCGATCACCGGTCGCGCCACCGTCCTGACCGCCCCCGCCAGCGGACTGGTCGGCGCGCGTTCGCCGGGCGGCTACTGGCGGGTGCAGGGCACCAGCTTCGCGGCACCGCTGGTCGCCGCCACTGCCGCCCTGGTGCGGTCGCGTTACCCGCAGATGTCCGCCGCAGACGTGGTGAACCGGCTGCTGACCACCGCCCGGGACATCGGTCCGACCGGACGGGACGAGCGGTTCGGGTACGGGCTGGTCGACCCGGTCGCGGCCCTGACCGCACAGGTGCCGTCGACGGACAAGAACCCGTTGGACGACAACGACCCGCCCGGGGTGACCGGCTTCGGTCCCGCGCCCGGAGCGGCGACGACGAGTGATCCCGACGCCGAGCAACTCGGGCTGACCGGGTCCGGGCAGGAGACCCAGTGGCGGGCCCGGGCCGCCGGTTCCCAGGACGACGCCGGCCCGGAGCGGCTCTGGATCGGCTCGGCCCTCTTCGTCGCGCTGCTCACCGGAGCGGCGCTGATGGTGCGCCGGTTCCGGCAGGCGCACCGCTGA